In Microbacterium sp. AB, a single genomic region encodes these proteins:
- a CDS encoding exodeoxyribonuclease III: MSRTLRIATVNVNGIRAATRKGLNAWLDAADVDILTLQEVRGEREHLDAALPGWHILEDRALQKGRAGVAVASRLEPTAWRLELGDDSVESNGRWLEADFEIDGSTLTVVSAYVFTGEADTPKQEQKWAFLDAMSVRLPELAADGALAVVTGDLNVGHRELDIKNWKGNVKKAGFLPRERAYFDRWLTPSGEPVDCADGTTGSGLGWVDVGRRFHGDVPGPYTWWSQRGQAFDNDTGWRIDYQLATPPLAERVSAYRVDRHASYAERWTDHAPVVVDYAF; this comes from the coding sequence ATGTCTCGTACCCTCCGCATCGCCACCGTCAACGTCAACGGCATCCGCGCCGCGACCCGCAAGGGGCTCAATGCCTGGCTCGACGCCGCCGACGTCGACATCCTCACCCTCCAGGAGGTGCGCGGGGAGCGGGAGCACCTCGACGCCGCCCTCCCCGGCTGGCACATCCTCGAGGACAGGGCGCTGCAGAAGGGCCGCGCGGGCGTGGCCGTCGCGAGCCGGCTCGAGCCGACGGCCTGGCGTCTCGAGCTCGGCGACGACTCCGTCGAGTCGAACGGACGCTGGCTCGAGGCCGACTTCGAGATCGACGGCTCGACGCTCACGGTCGTCAGCGCCTACGTCTTCACGGGCGAGGCGGACACGCCCAAGCAGGAGCAGAAGTGGGCGTTCCTCGACGCGATGAGCGTGCGCCTGCCGGAGCTCGCCGCCGACGGGGCGCTCGCCGTCGTGACGGGCGACCTCAACGTCGGCCACCGCGAGCTCGACATCAAGAACTGGAAGGGCAACGTCAAGAAGGCGGGCTTCCTGCCGCGCGAACGGGCGTACTTCGACCGGTGGCTCACGCCGTCGGGGGAGCCGGTGGACTGCGCGGACGGCACGACGGGCTCCGGGCTCGGATGGGTCGACGTCGGGCGGCGTTTCCACGGCGACGTCCCGGGTCCCTACACCTGGTGGTCGCAGCGCGGGCAGGCGTTCGACAACGACACGGGATGGCGCATCGACTATCAGCTCGCCACTCCCCCGCTCGCCGAGCGCGTCAGCGCGTACCGCGTCGACCGTCACGCCTCGTACGCCGAGCGCTGGACCGACCACGCGCCCGTCGTCGTCGACTACGCGTTCTGA
- the sdhA gene encoding succinate dehydrogenase flavoprotein subunit has translation MSTQHPEAVLKDGVYYHEFDVVIVGAGGAGMRAAIEAGPGARTAVITKLYPTRSHTGAAQGGMAAALANVEEDSWEWHTFDTVKGGDYLVDQDAAEILAKEAIEAVIDLENMGLPFNRTPEGKIDQRRFGGHTAEHGKTPVRRACYAADRTGHMILQTLFQNCVKLGINFFNEYYALDLITVKDDDGTTKIAGVVAYELATGDLHVFHSKAVVFATGGFGKVFKTTSNAHTLTGDGVGIIWRKGLPLEDIEFFQFHPTGLAGLGILLTEGARGEGAILRNASGERFMERYAPTIKDLAPRDIVARCMVKEVLEGRGAGPNKDYVYLDCTHLGAEVLETKLPDITEFARTYLGVDPVVEPVPVMPTAHYAMGGIPTNNDGEVLADNTTVVPGLYAAGECACVSVHGANRLGTNSLLDINVFGKRSGRNAVEYVKTADFVPLPEDPAKEVRELLEGIRTAQGTERIADIRRTLQEEMDANAQVFRTEETLTNVMGTIHDLRERYKNIYVDDKGKRFNTDLLEAVELGFLLDLAEIVAYAARNRKESRGGHMREDYPDRDDENYMQHTMAYLTGDPHSPDPEDHIKLDWKPVVFTKNAQGELTYPPLERKY, from the coding sequence GTGAGCACACAGCACCCCGAGGCCGTTCTCAAGGACGGCGTCTACTACCACGAGTTCGACGTCGTCATCGTGGGCGCCGGCGGCGCCGGAATGCGCGCGGCGATCGAGGCGGGCCCCGGCGCGAGGACCGCCGTCATCACCAAGCTGTACCCGACGCGCTCGCACACGGGCGCGGCGCAGGGCGGGATGGCCGCGGCGCTCGCGAACGTCGAAGAGGACTCGTGGGAGTGGCACACCTTCGACACCGTCAAGGGCGGGGACTACCTCGTCGACCAGGACGCGGCGGAGATCCTCGCCAAGGAGGCGATCGAGGCCGTCATCGACCTCGAGAACATGGGCCTTCCGTTCAACCGCACGCCGGAGGGCAAGATCGACCAGCGCCGGTTCGGCGGTCACACCGCCGAGCACGGCAAGACGCCGGTCCGCCGCGCCTGCTACGCGGCAGACCGCACCGGCCACATGATCCTGCAGACGCTGTTCCAGAACTGCGTCAAGCTGGGCATCAACTTCTTCAACGAGTACTACGCGCTCGACCTCATCACGGTGAAGGACGACGACGGCACGACGAAGATCGCGGGCGTCGTCGCGTACGAGCTCGCCACGGGCGATCTGCACGTCTTCCACTCGAAGGCCGTCGTCTTCGCCACGGGCGGCTTCGGGAAGGTCTTCAAGACCACCTCCAACGCCCACACCCTCACGGGGGACGGCGTCGGCATCATCTGGCGCAAGGGGCTGCCGCTCGAGGACATCGAGTTCTTCCAGTTCCATCCGACGGGCCTCGCGGGGCTCGGCATCCTCCTCACCGAGGGCGCACGAGGCGAGGGCGCCATCCTGCGCAACGCGTCGGGCGAGCGCTTCATGGAGCGCTACGCGCCGACCATCAAGGACCTCGCGCCGCGCGACATCGTCGCCCGCTGCATGGTCAAGGAGGTCCTGGAGGGCAGAGGAGCCGGCCCGAACAAGGACTACGTCTACCTCGACTGCACCCACCTGGGCGCCGAGGTGCTCGAGACCAAGCTCCCCGACATCACCGAGTTCGCGCGCACCTACCTCGGCGTCGACCCCGTGGTCGAGCCGGTGCCGGTCATGCCGACCGCGCACTACGCGATGGGCGGCATCCCGACGAACAACGACGGCGAGGTGCTGGCCGACAACACCACGGTGGTGCCCGGCCTGTACGCCGCGGGCGAGTGCGCGTGCGTCTCCGTGCACGGCGCGAACCGCCTCGGCACGAACTCGCTGCTCGACATCAACGTGTTCGGCAAGAGAAGCGGCCGCAACGCGGTCGAGTACGTCAAGACGGCGGACTTCGTGCCGCTCCCCGAGGACCCGGCGAAGGAGGTGCGGGAGCTCCTCGAGGGCATCCGCACCGCCCAGGGCACCGAGCGCATCGCCGACATCCGGCGCACGCTGCAGGAGGAGATGGACGCCAACGCGCAGGTGTTCCGCACGGAGGAGACCCTGACGAACGTCATGGGCACCATCCACGACCTGCGCGAGCGCTACAAGAACATCTACGTCGACGACAAGGGCAAGCGGTTCAACACCGACCTGCTCGAGGCCGTCGAGCTCGGGTTCCTGCTCGACCTCGCGGAGATCGTCGCGTACGCGGCACGCAACCGCAAGGAGAGCCGCGGCGGCCACATGCGCGAGGACTACCCGGACCGCGACGACGAGAACTACATGCAGCACACGATGGCCTACCTCACGGGCGACCCCCACTCGCCCGATCCCGAGGACCACATCAAGCTGGACT
- the pstC gene encoding phosphate ABC transporter permease subunit PstC, which translates to MSTSEKTATPPSAPPETPPRGARVKAKQRLGDRIFSGTALGAGTIILVVLAAVAVFLVVQSLPAFQADTSGNHILRGQSFWTYVGPLVFGTVWSSLIALVVAAPIAIGIALFISHYAPRRLAAVLGYVIDLLAAVPSVVFGLWGGLVFAPLLVPLFEWLNANLGWVPFFAGQVSPTGRTILTASLVLAVMIIPIMTAICREVFLQTPTLHEEAALALGATRWEMVRMAVLPFARGGMVSAAMLALGRALGETMAVTMVLSTSGAVTFELLTSTNPTPIPANIALRFPEAHGEGVNTLIATGLILFIVTFAVNAFARWIVSRRAEFSGAN; encoded by the coding sequence ATGAGCACCTCTGAGAAGACGGCGACCCCGCCGTCCGCCCCGCCGGAGACGCCGCCGCGCGGCGCACGCGTCAAGGCCAAACAGCGGCTCGGGGACCGGATCTTCTCCGGCACGGCGCTCGGCGCCGGCACGATCATCCTCGTGGTCCTCGCCGCGGTCGCGGTGTTCCTGGTCGTGCAGAGCCTCCCGGCGTTCCAGGCGGACACGAGCGGCAACCACATCCTGCGCGGTCAGTCGTTCTGGACGTACGTCGGGCCCCTCGTGTTCGGCACGGTCTGGTCCTCGCTCATCGCCCTGGTCGTGGCGGCGCCGATCGCCATCGGCATCGCCCTCTTCATCTCGCACTACGCGCCGCGCCGGCTGGCGGCCGTCCTCGGATACGTCATCGACCTTCTCGCCGCCGTCCCGTCGGTGGTCTTCGGCCTCTGGGGAGGCCTCGTCTTCGCCCCCCTCCTGGTTCCCCTCTTCGAGTGGCTCAACGCGAACCTCGGGTGGGTGCCCTTCTTCGCCGGGCAGGTCTCCCCCACCGGCCGCACCATCCTCACCGCGTCGCTCGTGCTCGCCGTCATGATCATCCCGATCATGACGGCGATCTGCCGCGAGGTCTTCCTGCAGACGCCGACGCTGCACGAGGAGGCGGCGCTCGCGCTCGGCGCCACGCGCTGGGAGATGGTGAGGATGGCGGTGCTCCCCTTCGCCCGCGGCGGGATGGTGTCCGCGGCGATGCTCGCCCTGGGCCGCGCGCTCGGCGAGACGATGGCCGTCACGATGGTGCTCTCGACGTCGGGCGCCGTGACGTTCGAGCTGCTCACCTCGACCAACCCCACGCCCATCCCCGCGAACATCGCGCTGCGCTTCCCCGAGGCCCACGGCGAGGGCGTCAACACGCTCATCGCGACCGGCCTCATCCTCTTCATCGTGACCTTCGCGGTCAACGCGTTCGCGCGCTGGATCGTCTCGCGCCGCGCCGAGTTCTCGGGGGCGAACTGA
- a CDS encoding phosphate ABC transporter substrate-binding protein PstS has product MKITRLSSLAAVSAVAALTLAGCAANEGGDAGADGDAGSELSGTIDATGASSQAAAQEAWVAAFQTANADVTVNYEPTGSGVGRDNFLEGASAFIGSDRAFDDDEVAAGGFGACASDAIVEVPLYISPVAVAFNLDGIETLNLDAATIAGIFAGTITTWNDEAIAATNEGVELPDLAITPVHRSDPSGTQETFTTYLSATASDVWTYEPSDEWPISGGEAAQGTSGVVQAISGGNGTIGFADASQVGDLGQTHVEVDGEFVPYSSEAASLLVENSPLVEGRGEGDLVFDVDPAAATGGAYPIALVSYLIACEEYEDGNTAALVKAYLEYVASAEAQDAAAENAGSAPISDGLRDQVLTAIDQIQVG; this is encoded by the coding sequence GTGAAGATCACTCGTCTTTCGAGCCTGGCAGCCGTGAGTGCCGTCGCCGCCCTGACTCTCGCAGGCTGCGCCGCGAACGAGGGCGGAGACGCCGGCGCCGACGGAGACGCCGGCAGCGAGCTCAGCGGCACGATCGATGCGACCGGCGCCTCCTCGCAGGCGGCCGCGCAGGAGGCATGGGTCGCCGCGTTCCAGACCGCGAACGCCGATGTGACCGTCAACTACGAGCCGACCGGCTCCGGCGTCGGCCGCGACAACTTCCTCGAGGGCGCGAGCGCGTTCATCGGGTCCGATCGTGCGTTCGACGACGACGAGGTGGCGGCCGGCGGCTTCGGCGCATGCGCGTCCGACGCCATCGTCGAGGTGCCGCTGTACATCTCCCCCGTCGCCGTGGCGTTCAACCTCGACGGCATCGAGACCCTGAACCTCGACGCCGCGACGATCGCGGGCATCTTCGCGGGCACCATCACGACGTGGAACGACGAGGCGATCGCCGCCACGAACGAGGGCGTCGAGCTCCCCGACCTCGCCATCACGCCCGTGCACCGCTCCGACCCCTCCGGGACGCAGGAGACCTTCACGACCTACCTCTCCGCGACCGCCTCGGACGTCTGGACCTACGAGCCGTCGGACGAGTGGCCGATCAGCGGCGGCGAGGCCGCGCAGGGCACGTCGGGCGTCGTGCAGGCCATCTCCGGCGGCAACGGGACGATCGGCTTCGCCGACGCGTCGCAGGTCGGCGACCTCGGCCAGACGCACGTGGAGGTCGACGGGGAGTTCGTCCCGTACTCGTCGGAGGCCGCTTCGCTCCTCGTCGAGAACTCGCCGCTGGTGGAGGGCCGGGGCGAGGGCGACCTCGTCTTCGACGTCGATCCCGCCGCCGCGACGGGAGGCGCCTACCCCATCGCCCTCGTGAGCTACCTCATCGCCTGCGAGGAGTACGAGGACGGGAACACGGCAGCGCTCGTGAAGGCGTACCTGGAGTACGTCGCGAGCGCCGAGGCCCAGGACGCCGCTGCGGAGAACGCCGGCAGCGCTCCGATCTCCGACGGCCTGCGCGATCAGGTCCTCACGGCGATCGACCAGATCCAGGTCGGCTGA
- the sdhC gene encoding succinate dehydrogenase, cytochrome b556 subunit: MSATARPTPQVSETTSRVPRGTLYRGREGMWSWVLHRITGIAIFFFLLVHVLDTALIRVSPEAYDAVIGTYQTPIMGLGEVALVGAIVFHAFNGLRIILVDFWAKGAKYQRQLFWGVLGLWAVTMAGFAPRHLMNVFGEMAGGH, translated from the coding sequence TTGTCTGCTACAGCGCGACCGACACCTCAGGTGTCGGAGACGACGTCGAGAGTGCCGAGGGGCACGCTGTATCGAGGCCGCGAGGGCATGTGGTCGTGGGTGCTCCACCGCATCACCGGCATCGCCATCTTCTTCTTCCTCCTGGTGCACGTGCTCGACACGGCCCTCATCCGCGTCTCGCCGGAGGCGTACGACGCGGTCATCGGCACCTACCAGACGCCCATCATGGGCCTCGGCGAGGTGGCTCTCGTCGGCGCGATCGTGTTCCACGCCTTCAACGGCCTGCGCATCATCCTCGTCGACTTCTGGGCGAAGGGCGCGAAGTACCAGCGCCAGCTCTTCTGGGGCGTGCTCGGGCTGTGGGCCGTGACCATGGCCGGCTTCGCCCCGCGCCACCTCATGAACGTGTTCGGCGAGATGGCAGGAGGCCACTGA
- the sdhD gene encoding succinate dehydrogenase, hydrophobic membrane anchor protein encodes MTTADLAAPRSPQRPSRNKGLNLEKWGWLYMRVSGVLLIVLIFGHLFVNLMLPEGGVHAIDFAFVAGKFASPFWQWWDVLMLWLAFIHGANGMRTIVNDYVQGKTVRTALVWVIGVVAALMIVLGTLVVFTFDPCAGVFGAFENPDSVLYEVCRAAAE; translated from the coding sequence ATGACCACCGCAGATCTCGCCGCGCCGCGCTCGCCGCAGCGGCCGTCGCGGAACAAGGGGCTGAACCTCGAGAAGTGGGGCTGGCTCTACATGCGCGTCTCGGGCGTGCTGCTGATCGTGCTCATCTTCGGCCACCTCTTCGTGAACCTCATGCTGCCCGAGGGCGGCGTGCACGCGATCGACTTCGCGTTCGTCGCGGGCAAGTTCGCCTCGCCGTTCTGGCAGTGGTGGGACGTGCTCATGCTCTGGCTCGCGTTCATCCACGGCGCCAACGGCATGCGGACGATCGTCAACGACTACGTGCAGGGCAAGACCGTGCGCACCGCGCTCGTGTGGGTCATCGGCGTCGTCGCGGCGCTCATGATCGTGCTCGGCACGCTGGTGGTCTTCACCTTCGACCCGTGCGCCGGCGTGTTCGGCGCGTTCGAGAACCCCGACAGCGTGCTGTACGAGGTCTGCCGGGCCGCAGCCGAGTGA
- a CDS encoding mannose-1-phosphate guanylyltransferase yields MAEPIQDFFAVIPAGGVGSRLWPLSRAETPKFLHDLTGSGRSLLQETWDRLLPLAGREHIAVVTGRAHGPKVENTLPDIPERNVFVEADPRESAAAIGLAAAILHRRSPDVVIGSFAADHVIKRQRVFEFTVRQAVAVAREGYICTIGIQPSEPAVGFGYIKTGAELVVEGAPLAAMVDAFVEKPDLETARRYYADRSFLWNAGMFISRADVLLDELKANEPELHAGLLEIAEAWDDPARRDEAVARVWPGLKKIAIDYAVAEPAAATGRLAVVPGQFDWDDVGDFASLSNLISDGDTDRMSVLGANDKVIVDESTGLIVSQTNRVIAVIGVEDLIVVDTDDALLVTTNQHAQRVKGVVGRLHEGGRDSVL; encoded by the coding sequence ATGGCTGAACCGATCCAGGACTTCTTCGCCGTCATCCCCGCCGGGGGCGTCGGCTCGCGGCTGTGGCCTCTCTCCCGGGCGGAGACGCCGAAGTTCCTCCACGACCTCACGGGTTCCGGCCGCTCGCTGCTGCAGGAGACGTGGGATCGCCTGCTCCCCCTCGCCGGACGCGAGCACATCGCGGTCGTCACCGGGCGCGCGCACGGGCCGAAAGTCGAGAACACGCTCCCCGACATCCCGGAGCGGAACGTCTTCGTCGAGGCCGATCCCCGCGAGTCGGCCGCGGCGATCGGCCTCGCGGCGGCCATCCTGCACCGCCGCTCGCCCGACGTGGTCATCGGGTCCTTCGCGGCCGACCACGTCATCAAGCGGCAGAGGGTGTTCGAGTTCACCGTGCGCCAGGCCGTCGCGGTCGCGCGCGAGGGCTACATCTGCACGATCGGCATCCAGCCCTCGGAGCCCGCCGTCGGCTTCGGGTACATCAAGACGGGCGCCGAGCTCGTCGTCGAGGGCGCCCCGCTGGCGGCGATGGTCGACGCCTTCGTCGAGAAGCCCGATCTCGAGACCGCGCGCCGGTACTACGCGGACCGGTCGTTCCTCTGGAACGCGGGCATGTTCATCTCCCGCGCCGATGTGCTGCTCGACGAGCTGAAGGCGAACGAGCCCGAGCTGCACGCCGGGCTCCTCGAGATCGCGGAGGCGTGGGACGACCCGGCACGCAGGGACGAGGCGGTCGCCCGCGTGTGGCCCGGGCTGAAGAAGATCGCGATCGACTACGCCGTCGCGGAGCCGGCGGCGGCCACGGGCCGGCTCGCCGTCGTGCCCGGCCAGTTCGACTGGGACGACGTGGGGGACTTCGCGAGCCTGTCGAACCTCATCTCGGACGGCGACACCGACCGGATGAGCGTGCTCGGCGCGAACGACAAGGTCATCGTCGACGAGTCGACGGGCCTCATCGTGTCGCAGACGAACCGCGTGATCGCGGTGATCGGCGTCGAGGACCTCATCGTCGTGGACACCGACGACGCACTGCTCGTCACGACCAACCAGCACGCGCAGCGCGTGAAGGGCGTCGTCGGAAGGCTGCACGAGGGCGGGCGCGACAGCGTGCTCTGA